Genomic DNA from Sphingomonas hankookensis:
ACGGTACCGGGCTGAACGGCGATACCGGCGGGATCGATTATCGTCGTCGCGTGGCGGAAAATTATCTCGGCGCGCTGACCTCGCTCAGCGATGTCGACCTGTTCCTCTATGGCGACACGGCGCGGACGCTGAACCAGAACCTGTACATGACCGACCTCGACGATCCGCGTCGCGGCACGGCGTCGGCCAGCCGGTTCGACTTCAACCTGTTCAAGGACAATGCGCTTCCGAACGAAGGCATCACCGCCGGCGGCGATTCGGGTGGTCCGCTGATCCTCGACAAGACGTATAGCAAGCCGGTCGTGCTGGGCGTACTCTCGGGCGGCACGCGCTATTATGCCGCGCAGCCGTCGTCGTCCTACGGCACGACGTCCTTCTATCAGCCGCTCTATCTCTATTGGGACTATATCGTCGCCTCGAACCCCTACCGCTATGTCAGCGCGAAGGCGGGCGATGCGAAGTGGACCGACGCGACCCATTGGCAGACCGAGCTCGACCCGAGCTATCAGGTGATCCAGAACGGCAAGCTGGTGAACGGCGTGCCGACCACCGCGGGCCAGGGTGAGGCCGGATCGGGCGGCGATTTCGGGCAGCTGTGCTTCGAAAGCGCGTCGAGCTCGATCTGCAAGGATTTGGCGACCGGCATCTATTACCAGAACGGCGTGGCGGTCGCGCAGGACCCGGTCGACCGCGGTCCCGCCGCGGTGGCGCGTGCCGCCGCGACTTTGGCCAACGGCCTGCCGGGTGCGACCAACTTCGTCCCCAACAACACGAACCCGGTAAAGGCGTCGGGCATCGTCGGACGCTATTTCGACGTGACGCTCGGCGCGGCGGGTACCACGACGCTCGATACCAGCGTCACCATCGACCGCCTGTCGATCGCCAACAGCCAGGCGCGGTTGAACGTCACCAGCACCGGCTCGCTCACCAGCCTGATCGAGATCAACCAGCTGAACGGCCAGACCATCGTCGACGGCCGCGTGGCGACCGGCGGGGATTATTTCCTGCTGGGCGGGTTGCTCAGCGGTTCGGGCCGGGTCGATTCGCGCTTCCTAACGAGTGTCAGCGGCACGATCGCGCCGGGCACGATCGGGACGATCGGCACGCTGACCATCGGCGGCAACCTGATCCTGGCGTCGGGCACGCAGCTGGCGATCGACATCGGCAACAATGGCGCGTCGGACAGGATCGCACTGGTCCGCAACGGCACCACCGACGGGCTGGCTAGCATCGGCGGATCGGTGCTGTTCAATCCGGTGGCGGGCAGCACGATCCGCTATAACGACAGCTACACGATCCTGACCGCCGCCGGCGAAATCCGTGGCCGCTTTGCCCAGCCGGGGGCGCTTAGCGCGATCCTGCGGCCGGTGCTGAGCTACACCGCCAACAGCGTGACCGCGCGGATCGATGCCGGCAGCTATGCGAGCGTCGTCGCGCAGACGCCGATCCAGACCGCCTATGCCCAACTGCTCGACCAGAACCGCAGCAACTATGCGGCGGTGGCGGGCGCTTACGGCATTCTCGACCTGCAGAGCCAGGCCGGGATCCAGGCGTCGCTGGAGGGTCTTGCCCCGCGTAGCGAGACGACCAAGCGCGCGATCGGCACGGTGGCGATGGACAATGTCGCCCGCTTCTATCGCGAACGGCTGGCGGCGATCGATCCGGCGCAGCCGCTGGGTGGCACGCTGGCGGTGATGGGGCGGCCGAGCGATGTGGTGGTGGGGGCAGTGATGGCCCCGACCATGGGCGTCGCGGCACAGACCGATGCGTCGGTCACCTCGATCCGCGAGGGCGTGCTGCCCGACGATGCCAGTGCGTTCCTCGCGGGCGGCTATATCCGCGGCAGTTCGCCGGGGATGCCGGGCACGAACCCGGCATCGGGTCGCGACGAGTTCGACGGCTTCTACATCGCGGGCGGCGTCGAAAAGGCGCTGTCGGATACCGCCGTGCTCGGCTTCGGCCTGTCGTACAGCGATGTCGACGGGCAGCAGCGCTTTGGCCAGCAGGCGCGCGGCGAGCTGATCCAGGGGACGCTGTACGGCAAGGTGCAGGCGCCGATGGGCGTCACCGTCGATGCGCAGTTCGGTGCGGGCGTCTATCAGGCGCGCACCAGCCGTAACGTGACGCTGGGCACCACGCCCTTCACGCTGCGCGCCCGCGACAATGCGCTGGCGCTGTCGGCGGAAGTCGGCGCGGGCTATCTGTTCGGCACCGACCAGCTGCACATCGGCCCGCGCGTTGCGGTTCGTGCCAGCCAGCTGGGCTTCACCCCGACGGTCGAAACCGGCGGCGGTCCGGCGCTGCGCTACGATGCAGACAACTACACCAGCCTCCAAGGCCGCGCCGGTGCGGTGCTCGACGGAGCGTTCGGCGGCTTCCGTCCGTTCGCCTCGGCCTATTATGTCCGGGAGTTCGAGGATCGCGCGGCGTTCTTCACCGCGAACTTCGCGAACGGCATCGGGCCGAGCGTGGCGTTCGCGCTGCCCAGCCGCGACGATGAATGGGGTGAGATCGGCGGCGGCTTCGCGTTCGGCAGCGACAAGGTCGAATTCTCGGTCGCGGCCGACACGACGATCGAACGCGACATCCGCAACCAGTCGTATCGCGGTACGGTGAAGGTGCGCTTCTGATGGGTAGCAGCCGGCGCGTGTGAGCGCGCCGGTCGTTTGCGTGAACGGAGAGAAGGCGGCGGTCCAGGTGGTCTGCCGCCTTCTTGTTTGCGCGCGGTAGGGTGCTGGGCGAACGGGATCGGGAGCGGGCCACCAGATCGCTTCACCACCGCGGAGGTGATCGGCGGTCCCGACTTGTGGCGATCGGCGAGGAAGCGGGACCCCGGGTCAAGCCCAGGGTGACGACGATATGGCGTCTTCGATCAGGAACAGCGCCGCAACGGGTGAATGCCACTGCGTCGAGCGCAGGATCGGCCGAAACGCGCCAGGCGTTCTGCTACGATGGGGAGGACCCTTCCGGCCGGTCTGGGGAGAATGGTGGACGCACTTGGGCTCGAACCAAGGACCCGCTGATTAAGAGTCAGCTGCTCTACCAACTGAGCTATGCGTCCATTCGCTGGACAGGTGGTGGACGCACTTGGGCTCGAACCAAGGACCCGCTGATTAAGAGTCAGCTGCTCTACCAACTGAGCTATGCGTCCGTCGCCTGGGCGATGGGGCGGGCCGGGCTGGCCGATCCGCCGTTGGAGCGGCGCCTTTAGCGAACCTTTGGCCCCACGCAAACCCTATTTTTCAGATTTCCGAAAAATAGCGTCAGAACCGGACGCGATCACGATTCTCCCGGTCGATCGCCATCAGGATGCCGATGCAGCCGAGCACCGTCATCTGGGCCGATCCGCCATAGCTGACCAGCGGCAGGGGGATGCCGACGACCGGAGCCAGCCCCATGACCATGCCGAGATTGATCGCGACATAGAAGAAGATCGTCGTAGCGAGCCCGCCCGCGACCAGCTTCGAGAAACGCCCCTCCGCGCGGACGCCGACGCCGACGCCCCAGCGCACCAGCAGGATGAAGGCGGTGATGAGCAGCACGCCGCCGACCAGCCCCCATTCCTCCGCCATGGTCGCGAACACGAAGTCGGTATGCCCCTCGGGCAGATAGTCGAGATGGCTCTGCGTGCCGTTCAGGAACCCCTTGCCAAAGATGCCGCCCGACCCGATCGCGATCTTCGACTGGCTGATATGATAGCCGGTGCCGAGCGGGTCGCTTTCGGGGTTGAGGAAGATCAGCACGCGGTTCTTCTGATATTCGTGCAGCAGGAAGTTGAAGGCGAGCGGCGCGGCGATGGCGACGCCCAGCGCACCGCCGACGAACAGTCGAAGCGGCAGGCCGGCGAGGAACATCACCGTCAGGCCGCCTGCGGTAATCATCAGCGCGGTGCCGAGGTCGGGCTGAAGCATGACCAGCACGACCGGGATTCCCAGCATCGCCGCCGCCGGCCACACCGCACCGAAGCGACGTATCTCACCCGCCGGCAACAGGTCGTAGAAGCGTGCCAGAGCCAGCACGATGGCGGGCTTCATGAATTCCGATGGCTGTACCCGGATGAAGCCGAGGTCGAGCCAGCGCTGCGACCCGCCCTTCACCGCGCCGACCAGTTCGACCAGCACCAGCATCACGGTGATGACGGCATAGGCGGGCAGGGCGATCCCCTGCCAGAAGCTCATGCGGATGCGGGAAATGCCGATGGCCGCCAACAGGAAGATGGCGAAGGCCAGCCCCTGTCGCGACGCCCAGGGCTGTACGCTGCCGCCAGCCGCCGAGAAGAGGACGACCAGCCCGAACCCGCCGATCGCCAGCAACAGGAACAGGACGCGCCACGGCAGCTTCGCCAATGGTGCCGGAACGAAGCCCAGCCCGTGCGAGGTCGTCTGGTTGATGCGCTTCATTCGGTCCGTTCAGTCACGTTGGATTGGGCCACCGCGGTGTCGGGGGCGCTCTGGTTGGCGGCGGTGTCGACGACGTTGGTCGTCGCGCCCTCGACATCGGCCGGTGTCGCGGGAACGGTGGTGACCGGTGCGGTCTGTTCGGCCTCGAACGCCTTCCACTGTGCCGCCATCCGGGTCTGGACGTCGCCGCCCCATTCGCGCTCCAGCGGTTCGAGCCGGGCCATCGCCTTGTCACGGTCGAACAGCCATGAGAGAATGTCGCTGGCGATCGGCGCGGCGGTATAGATATGGCCGGAATGCTCCAGCACGACCGATACGGCGTAGCGCGGCGCGGCGGCGGGGGCGTAGCCGATGAACAGCGAGTGGTCGCGCATCCGGAACGGGATCGCGCTATCACCCAGCACACCGGTGCGACGCTCCGCCATGGTAATGCGACGCACCTGCGCGGTGCCGGTCTTGCCGGCCAGCTGGATGCCCTCCGGCAGCCCCTGAAAGCGCGATCGGCCGGCGGTGCCGCCGCCATTGACCACCGCCCAGGTCGCTCGGTGCACCGTCGCCAGCATTTCCGGATCGATCCCCATCGAGGGCGCCGGCTTATGGGCGGTATCGAGCAGCAGGCGCGGCACGACCTCGCGCCCCTGCGCCAGTCGCGCAGCCATCACCGCCAGCTGCAGCGGGTTGCTCAGGACATAGCCTTGCCCGATCGACGCGTTGACCGAGTCGGCGACGGTCCATTTCTGCTTATATTTCCGCAGCTTCCACGCGCTGTCTGGCACGGTGCCATAACGTTGCGACTGGAACGGAAGCTCGAATTTCTGCCCCAGTCCCATCTGTCGCACGGTGGTCGCGAACGCGTCGTAGCCCAGTTCGCGGGCCATGGTGTAGAAATAGATATCGCAACTCTGTGCTACCGCCCCGATCAGGTCGAGCGGGCCATGGCCACCACGCTTGTGGCAGTGGAAGCGGCCGGTGCCGACCTGCAACACGCCCGAACAGGTGACGCGGCGGTGAGGATCGACGCCGGCCTTCATGATGGCAAGGCCGTGCATCGGCTTGACCGTCGATCCGGGCGGATACAGCCCCTGCAGCGTCTTGTTCATCAGCGGGATATGGTCGTCGCCCGACAGCATCTTCCATTCGAGCCGGCCGATCCCGTCCGAAAAACTGTTGGGGTCGTAGGCGGGCATCGACACCATCGCCAGCACGTCGCCGGTAACCGCGTCCATCACCACCGCCGAGCCGGAGTTCGGCCCCAGCCGGCGGGCGGCATATTCCTGTAGCCCGAGATCGATGGTCAGGCGGACATTCTTACCCTGCTTGTCGGGCCGCGTGTCGAGTTCGCGCACGATCTGGCCGCGCGCCGTCACCTCGACGCGCTTGGCGCCCGCCGTCCCGCGAAGCTGCGATTCCAGCGTCTTTTCAAGGCCATCCTTGCCGAGTTTGAAACCCGGTGTGACCATCAACGGGTCGCGGGTTTCCTTGAACTGTTCGGCGGTCGCAGCGCCGACATAGCCGGTGATATGCGCGACCGCGGCGCCCGGTGGATAGCTGCGCGAAAAACCGCGGGTAGGCTGGACGCCGGGGAGTTCGGGCAGGCGGACGCTGACCGCCGCGAAGCGTTCCCAGTCGAGATTCTCGGCGACCTGGACCGGGGTGAAGTTGCCGGCGCGCTTCAGGTCGGTCTGGATGCGGGCCATGTCCTCCGGCGTCAGTGCCAGCAACTGCCGCAGTTCGCCGAGCACCCGGTCGCGATCCTCCAGCCGGTCGGGGATCAGGTCGACCCGGAAATCGGTGCGATTGTTGGCGATCGGCGCGCCGTGGCGATCGATGATCCACCCACGGCGGGGCGGGATCATGGTCAGGTTGACGCGGTTGCTTTCGGCGAGGAGGTTATAGCGCTCGTTCTCGGCGACCGACAGCCATGCCATCCGCCCCGCCAGCACGACGCCCACCGCCACCTGCGCCCCGCCCAGCACCATCGCGCGCCTGGAAAAGCTGAAAGCCTGTGCGGCCTCGGTGACGATCCTGCTCATTCATCCTCGCTACCACCAAGTGCGGTACATAGCCTTGTGGCGGCCGGGAACAACGCTATCGATACGACGATCTGAAACAAAAGCACGGTATCGACCTGCGCCGACAGCCGGGTGGCAAAAGCTCGGCCGGCGACGAGGCAGAGGGCGATCGACCCGCCGGCGAGCAGCCAGTCCTGCCAGAAATCGCGGGTAACGAGACGGGTATCGACCAGATCGAGCATCAACGAGCAAAGCTGCCACAACAGCACCGCACTGCCCAGCGGCTGGCCGCTCACCAGGTCGTCGAACAGGCCGAGCGGTGCTGCCGCCCAGACGGGCAGCGCGCCCGGTCGAAGCAGCCGCCAGCCGAGGAACATCAACAGGCCGAAGGGCGGCAGGAACGGCACGGTGGCGACGACCGGCAACAGCGTGACGAGCGAACCGGCGAGGATGCTCGCGACCGCCTTGCGCGTGAGCACGCGTTCGGCGCGACCGTCGTCGGGGCCGAGCAGCTTCATTCGGCGGCGGGCGTCGGGGTCGGCGTGGCGCTAGGGGTCGGGCGGGGAACCGGTGCGGGCAGGAACGCGCGCTCGACCAGTGCGAAATCCAGCCCGTCGGGTTCGGCGAACACACGGGCGGGTGCCACATCGCGCTGGCTGCGCGAGACGCGGGCGACCGGCACGCCCGGCGGATAGATGCCGCCGGTGCCCGAGGTGACGAAGACATCGCCGGCGAGCAGCGGCGCGTTGACGACGCCGGCGGTGCGGACCTCGACCATGCCGTTGCCGACGCCGGCGACGATCGCCGACAGTCCGTCGCGCGTGCGACGCACCGGCACGATGCTTTCGGGATCGATGATCAGCAGCACGCTGGCGGTGTTGGGGCTGGTTTCGACGATGCGCCCGATCAGGCCGTTGGGTCCGCGCACCGGCTGTCCGCGCATCACGCCCTGTCGCGACCCCGCGTTAAGCGTCGCGAAGCGGCGGGTGCTGCTGGCCGAACTGTTGACCAGACGGGCGGTAATCACCGGAGCGGCCGACCGGTCGCGCAAGGCGAGGAGCGTGCGCAGCCGGGCGTTTTCGCGGTTCAGCAGCCGCGCCTGCATCAGGTAGCGGCGGGTCGCCTCCTCCCGCGCGCGCAGACGGCGGTTCTCCGACACCGCGCCGAAATAGTCGCCGATCCCTGCGGGCACCGATGCCACTCCGTCCCACACCCAGTCGGCGCCTGAGGAAATCGGGGTCGTCGCCTCCCGCATCGCCCCGCGCAGCGCGGAGAAGGCGCGGGGATCGATGATCGAGATCAGCAGCAGGACCGCCCCGACGAGCGCGCCGCTTGCCGCCAGCACGTACCCGGCGAACACCGTATATTGCGCCCGCCGCGAAAAGCCCGGACGGTGGTTGCGTGGCGGCGCCATGCCCCCCAATCCCTATGTCAGACGGCGAGCAGGACGCCCTTGTAGATCGGATCCTCCAGCGCGCGACCGGTGCCGAGCGCGACGCAGGTCAGCGGGTCTTCGGCGACCGTCACCGGCAGGCCGGTTTCGTCGCGGAGCACTTCGTCGATACCCTGCAGCAGCGCGCCGCCGCCGGTCAGCACGATACCCTGGTCGACGATGTCTGCGGCCAGTTCGGGGGCGGTGTTTTCCAGCGCGATGCGGACGCCCTCGACGATCGCGGCGACCGGTTCGGACAGCGCCTCGGCGATCTGGCCCTGGTTGATCTGGATTTCCTTCGGCACCCCGTTCACGAGGTCGCGACCCTTGACGTAGATCAGCGTGCCGATGCCGTCGGCCGGCGGCTTTGCCGTGCCGACTTCCTGCTTGATGCGCTCGGCCGTGGCTTCGCCGATCAGCAGGTTGTGGTTGCGGCGGACATAGCTGACGATCGCTTCGTCCATCTTGTCGCCGCCGACCCGGACCGAGGTCGAATAGGCGAGGCCGCGCAGCGACAGGACGGCGACTTCGGTCGTGCCGCCGCCGATGTCGACGACCATCGACCCGATCGGTTCGGTCACCGGCATGTCGGCACCGATCGCGGCCGCCATCGGTTCCTCGATCAGCCAGACCTGCGATGCGCCGGCGTTCGAGGCTGCGTCACGGATCGCGCGGCGTTCGACGCTGGTCGAGCCCGAGGGCACGCAGATCACGATCTGCGGCCAGCGGATGAAGCGGCGCTGGCCATGCACCTTCTGGATGAAGTGCTTGATCATCTGTTCGGCGACGTCGAGGTCGGCGATGACGCCGTCGCGCATCGGGCGGATCGCCTCAATCGAGCCGGGGGTCTTGCCCATCATCAGCTTGGCGTCGTCGCCGACCGCCTTCACCCGCTTGACCCCGTTCAGCGTCTCGACCGCCACTACCGACGGTTCGTTCAGCACGACACCGCGACCCCGCAGGTACACCACCGTATTGGCGGTGCCGAGGTCGATCGCCATATCATGCGACATGAACTTGAAGAAACGCGAGAAGGCCATCGATACTTCCGTCCTTATCCGCGTGTCCCGACGCGGCGGTTCGCAGCTTGTACCTCGACCCGTCCGACCGGGGTTCCAGTCGGTTGCCAGATGGCGGAAGCGGGTCGCGGGATGGCGCCGCTTGGGCTAGAGCGACCCCCATGTCAATACGCCGTCTGCCCGAGCATCTAGTCAACCGCATCGCTGCGGGAGAAGTGGTGGAACGCCCCGCTTCCGCGCTGAAAGAACTGGTCGAGAACGCGATCGACGCCGGCGCCGGCCGCATCCTCGTCCGCCTGGCGGGCGGGGGCATCGATTTGATCGAGGTTAGCGACGATGGCTGCGGCATGGGGCCGGCCGACATGGCGCTCGCGTTGGAACGGCATGCGACCTCCAAGCTGCCCGACGACCGGATCGAAGCGGTCACGACGTTGGGTTTTCGCGGCGAAGCGTTGCCGTCGATTGCCAGTGTCGCGTGCCTGTCGATCGAGAGCCGCCCGGCCGGGGCGGAGGGGTGGCTGCGCACCGTCGACAATGGTGAGGTGGTCGAGGATCGCCCCGCCGCGGTCCCGCCGGGCACGCGCATTCGGGTCGAGGGGCTGTTCGCCCGCGTGCCGGCGCGGCGCAAGTTCCTGCGCTCGCCCCGGTCGGAATTCGCGGCCTGTGTCGATCAGGTGCGGCGACTGGCGATGGCGCGACCCGATATCGCTTTCACCCTCGAACATGACGGGCGCCGGATATTGGGCGTGCAGGCGGGCGAATCGCGGCCGGAACGCGTCGCGGCGCTGACCGATCGCGCGCTGGCGATGAACTCGGTCGGGCTCGACTGGGAACGCGAAGGGATGCGGCTGGGCGGCGTCGCCGGGCTGCCGACCTTCCACCGGGGCGTCGCGGACCATCAATATCTGTTCGTCAATGGCAGGCCGGTGAAGGACCGCCTGCTGTCGGGCGCGGTGCGCGGTGCCTATGCCGAAATGCTGGCGCGGGACCGGCATGCGGTGGTCGCGCTGTTCCTCGATGTCGATCCCGACCTTATCGACGTCAACGTCCATCCGGCCAAGACCGAGGTGCGCTTTCGCGATCCGGCGGCGGCGCGCGGGCTGATCGTCGGTGGCTTGCGGCGCGCACTCGACGAGGCGGGGTTTCGCGCGGTGCAGCGTCCCGCCGCCGATGCGATGGCGGCATGGACGACCGAGCCGGTGGCGCCGGTGACGGCCCCGGCAATGCCGTTGCCGCCGCTTGCCGAGACGAGCGTGTCCCCGGGCTTCGCCTTTCACGACAAGCGTCCGACGTTCTTCGCGCCGCCGCCCCAGGCGCGCGCTGAGGTGGCCGTCGAGCCTCCGCCGGCCTCGACGGAATTTCCGCTGGGCGCGGCGCGCGGGCAGGTCGCGCGAAGCTATATCGTGGCGGAGGCCGAGGACGGGCTGGTGCTGGTCGACCAGCATGCCGCGCACGAACGGCTGGTGCTGGAGCGGATGCGGGCGGCAATGGCGACGGGCGGCGTGGCACGGCAGGCGCTGCTGATCCCCGAAGTGGTCGAGCTGGACGAGATCGCGTGCGACGCGCTGGAGGACAAGGCGGAGGAACTCGCCGAATTCGGACTGGAGGTGGAACGGTTCGGCCCGCGCGCGATGCTGGTGCGTGCCGTGCCGGCGATGCTGGGGCAGGGCGACGTCATCGGCCTCGTCACCGACCTTGCCGACGAAATCCGCGCGCATGATGCCGCGCTGTCGCTGAAAGAGCGGATCGACCATGTCGCGGCGACCATGGCGTGTCATGGATCGGTTCGCGCCGGGCGGGTGTTGTCGGTGGTCGAGATGAACGCCCTGCTGCGCGAGATGGAGGTCACGCCGCATTCGGGCCAGTGCAACCATGGTCGACCGACGTGGATCAAACTGGCGCATGGCGATATCGAGAAGCTGTTCGGACGGAAATAGGAAGTAGCGCCATGAAGTTCACCGAAGCCGCCGGCGCCAACCCGACCGATGCGATGCGGGTGCTGGGACGGCCGACCGATCGGATCGAAGGGCCGTTGAAGGTCAG
This window encodes:
- the mrdA gene encoding penicillin-binding protein 2, which encodes MSRIVTEAAQAFSFSRRAMVLGGAQVAVGVVLAGRMAWLSVAENERYNLLAESNRVNLTMIPPRRGWIIDRHGAPIANNRTDFRVDLIPDRLEDRDRVLGELRQLLALTPEDMARIQTDLKRAGNFTPVQVAENLDWERFAAVSVRLPELPGVQPTRGFSRSYPPGAAVAHITGYVGAATAEQFKETRDPLMVTPGFKLGKDGLEKTLESQLRGTAGAKRVEVTARGQIVRELDTRPDKQGKNVRLTIDLGLQEYAARRLGPNSGSAVVMDAVTGDVLAMVSMPAYDPNSFSDGIGRLEWKMLSGDDHIPLMNKTLQGLYPPGSTVKPMHGLAIMKAGVDPHRRVTCSGVLQVGTGRFHCHKRGGHGPLDLIGAVAQSCDIYFYTMARELGYDAFATTVRQMGLGQKFELPFQSQRYGTVPDSAWKLRKYKQKWTVADSVNASIGQGYVLSNPLQLAVMAARLAQGREVVPRLLLDTAHKPAPSMGIDPEMLATVHRATWAVVNGGGTAGRSRFQGLPEGIQLAGKTGTAQVRRITMAERRTGVLGDSAIPFRMRDHSLFIGYAPAAAPRYAVSVVLEHSGHIYTAAPIASDILSWLFDRDKAMARLEPLEREWGGDVQTRMAAQWKAFEAEQTAPVTTVPATPADVEGATTNVVDTAANQSAPDTAVAQSNVTERTE
- the mreC gene encoding rod shape-determining protein MreC; protein product: MAPPRNHRPGFSRRAQYTVFAGYVLAASGALVGAVLLLISIIDPRAFSALRGAMREATTPISSGADWVWDGVASVPAGIGDYFGAVSENRRLRAREEATRRYLMQARLLNRENARLRTLLALRDRSAAPVITARLVNSSASSTRRFATLNAGSRQGVMRGQPVRGPNGLIGRIVETSPNTASVLLIIDPESIVPVRRTRDGLSAIVAGVGNGMVEVRTAGVVNAPLLAGDVFVTSGTGGIYPPGVPVARVSRSQRDVAPARVFAEPDGLDFALVERAFLPAPVPRPTPSATPTPTPAAE
- the mutL gene encoding DNA mismatch repair endonuclease MutL, with the protein product MSIRRLPEHLVNRIAAGEVVERPASALKELVENAIDAGAGRILVRLAGGGIDLIEVSDDGCGMGPADMALALERHATSKLPDDRIEAVTTLGFRGEALPSIASVACLSIESRPAGAEGWLRTVDNGEVVEDRPAAVPPGTRIRVEGLFARVPARRKFLRSPRSEFAACVDQVRRLAMARPDIAFTLEHDGRRILGVQAGESRPERVAALTDRALAMNSVGLDWEREGMRLGGVAGLPTFHRGVADHQYLFVNGRPVKDRLLSGAVRGAYAEMLARDRHAVVALFLDVDPDLIDVNVHPAKTEVRFRDPAAARGLIVGGLRRALDEAGFRAVQRPAADAMAAWTTEPVAPVTAPAMPLPPLAETSVSPGFAFHDKRPTFFAPPPQARAEVAVEPPPASTEFPLGAARGQVARSYIVAEAEDGLVLVDQHAAHERLVLERMRAAMATGGVARQALLIPEVVELDEIACDALEDKAEELAEFGLEVERFGPRAMLVRAVPAMLGQGDVIGLVTDLADEIRAHDAALSLKERIDHVAATMACHGSVRAGRVLSVVEMNALLREMEVTPHSGQCNHGRPTWIKLAHGDIEKLFGRK
- a CDS encoding rod shape-determining protein: MAFSRFFKFMSHDMAIDLGTANTVVYLRGRGVVLNEPSVVAVETLNGVKRVKAVGDDAKLMMGKTPGSIEAIRPMRDGVIADLDVAEQMIKHFIQKVHGQRRFIRWPQIVICVPSGSTSVERRAIRDAASNAGASQVWLIEEPMAAAIGADMPVTEPIGSMVVDIGGGTTEVAVLSLRGLAYSTSVRVGGDKMDEAIVSYVRRNHNLLIGEATAERIKQEVGTAKPPADGIGTLIYVKGRDLVNGVPKEIQINQGQIAEALSEPVAAIVEGVRIALENTAPELAADIVDQGIVLTGGGALLQGIDEVLRDETGLPVTVAEDPLTCVALGTGRALEDPIYKGVLLAV
- a CDS encoding autotransporter domain-containing protein, with protein sequence MVQRRSAAFRRMARCALLTSVMPFAVQAQAQERPTESVHAPHAGTISAAPVSVAPIGSAPVSVAPLGIAPGGVMPGGSSVDEPQVVINPPGTPTTARDPNDITGVGQMFINQGGGSLSLCTGTLVNPRMVILAAHCMNTSPASAYGTETGNKQMAFGFKADNLQGVRDWLFGNPTTGVTAFRSTPANAMFNVNQVSYLTDSLKPENRGFLQADVAIATLDTPAVGIPAWALLFSALPAPSSINNATGTGYHVVITGYGRNGTGLNGDTGGIDYRRRVAENYLGALTSLSDVDLFLYGDTARTLNQNLYMTDLDDPRRGTASASRFDFNLFKDNALPNEGITAGGDSGGPLILDKTYSKPVVLGVLSGGTRYYAAQPSSSYGTTSFYQPLYLYWDYIVASNPYRYVSAKAGDAKWTDATHWQTELDPSYQVIQNGKLVNGVPTTAGQGEAGSGGDFGQLCFESASSSICKDLATGIYYQNGVAVAQDPVDRGPAAVARAAATLANGLPGATNFVPNNTNPVKASGIVGRYFDVTLGAAGTTTLDTSVTIDRLSIANSQARLNVTSTGSLTSLIEINQLNGQTIVDGRVATGGDYFLLGGLLSGSGRVDSRFLTSVSGTIAPGTIGTIGTLTIGGNLILASGTQLAIDIGNNGASDRIALVRNGTTDGLASIGGSVLFNPVAGSTIRYNDSYTILTAAGEIRGRFAQPGALSAILRPVLSYTANSVTARIDAGSYASVVAQTPIQTAYAQLLDQNRSNYAAVAGAYGILDLQSQAGIQASLEGLAPRSETTKRAIGTVAMDNVARFYRERLAAIDPAQPLGGTLAVMGRPSDVVVGAVMAPTMGVAAQTDASVTSIREGVLPDDASAFLAGGYIRGSSPGMPGTNPASGRDEFDGFYIAGGVEKALSDTAVLGFGLSYSDVDGQQRFGQQARGELIQGTLYGKVQAPMGVTVDAQFGAGVYQARTSRNVTLGTTPFTLRARDNALALSAEVGAGYLFGTDQLHIGPRVAVRASQLGFTPTVETGGGPALRYDADNYTSLQGRAGAVLDGAFGGFRPFASAYYVREFEDRAAFFTANFANGIGPSVAFALPSRDDEWGEIGGGFAFGSDKVEFSVAADTTIERDIRNQSYRGTVKVRF
- the mreD gene encoding rod shape-determining protein MreD; the encoded protein is MKLLGPDDGRAERVLTRKAVASILAGSLVTLLPVVATVPFLPPFGLLMFLGWRLLRPGALPVWAAAPLGLFDDLVSGQPLGSAVLLWQLCSLMLDLVDTRLVTRDFWQDWLLAGGSIALCLVAGRAFATRLSAQVDTVLLFQIVVSIALFPAATRLCTALGGSEDE
- the rodA gene encoding rod shape-determining protein RodA — encoded protein: MKRINQTTSHGLGFVPAPLAKLPWRVLFLLLAIGGFGLVVLFSAAGGSVQPWASRQGLAFAIFLLAAIGISRIRMSFWQGIALPAYAVITVMLVLVELVGAVKGGSQRWLDLGFIRVQPSEFMKPAIVLALARFYDLLPAGEIRRFGAVWPAAAMLGIPVVLVMLQPDLGTALMITAGGLTVMFLAGLPLRLFVGGALGVAIAAPLAFNFLLHEYQKNRVLIFLNPESDPLGTGYHISQSKIAIGSGGIFGKGFLNGTQSHLDYLPEGHTDFVFATMAEEWGLVGGVLLITAFILLVRWGVGVGVRAEGRFSKLVAGGLATTIFFYVAINLGMVMGLAPVVGIPLPLVSYGGSAQMTVLGCIGILMAIDRENRDRVRF